In the Alligator mississippiensis isolate rAllMis1 chromosome 7, rAllMis1, whole genome shotgun sequence genome, one interval contains:
- the LOC132251908 gene encoding olfactory receptor 14A16-like, producing the protein MAYDRYIAICKPLHYKVIMNRRICIQIAACAWAAGVINSAMHTGNTFSLPFCHSNIINQFFCEVPQLLRLSCSDTYLRELAALAFSVCLGLGCFVFIVVSYVQIFTTVLRIPSEQGYRKAFSTCIPHLIVVSLLFSTSIIAYMKPISDSPSPLDLLAAVLYSMVPPLMNPVIYGMRNKEIQAALRTMLQRQILSIFLL; encoded by the coding sequence ATGGCATATGACcgatacattgccatctgcaagccattGCATTACAAggtaataatgaacaggagaatTTGCATCCAGATAGCTGCCTGTGcatgggctgctggtgtcatcaactctgcaatgcacactgggaacacctttagtctacccttctgccactcaaatatcatcaaccagttcttctgtgaagtgccccagctacTCAGGCTTTCTTGCTCTGACACATACCtcagagagctggcagctcttgcctttAGTGTGTGTTTAggtttaggctgttttgttttcattgttgtgtcgtatgttcagatcttcaccacagtgttgagaatcccctctgagcaagGCTATCGgaaagccttctccacttgcATTCCTCATCTTATTGTGGTCTCCCTGCTTTTTTCCACTTCCATCATTGCCTACATGAAGCCCATCTCTgattccccatcccctctggatctcctggcagctgttctgtattccaTGGTGCCTCCATtaatgaatccggtcatctacggTATgcggaacaaggagatccaagctgctCTGAGAACAATGCTGCAAAGGCAGATCCTGTCCATCTTTCTTTTATGA
- the LOC106739660 gene encoding olfactory receptor 14A16-like — protein sequence MSNCTIVTEFLLLGFSDTRELQVLHFVIFLAAYLAALVGNLLVITVVTMYHNLHRPMYYFLVNLSILDLGSISVIIPKSMANSLLNIRTISYSGCVTQVIFFPLFCIADLAFLTIMAYDRYVAICKPLHYETIMNKRACIQMVAGAWVGAILYSTLHTGGTFSIPFCHSNTINQFFCEIPQLLKLSCSDAYLTELGILVFSTCLISSCFAFIIVSYVQILPTVLRIPSKESQNKAFSTCLPHIIVVSLFVSTGIFAHMKPTSGSPSVMDLFVTVLYSVVPPLMNPIIYSIRNKELKASVRNLIHRRVFDNNTRFISIS from the coding sequence ATGTCCAACTGTACCATTGTAactgagttcctcctcctggggttctctgacactcgggagctgcaggtcttacactttgtcatctttctagCAGCATACCTAGCAGCCCTGGTGGGGAACCTACTTGTTATCACTGTTGTAACAATGTACCACAACCTCCACAGACCCATGTACTACTTCTTGGtgaatttgtccatccttgaccttggatccatctctgttATCATCCCcaagtccatggccaattctctcttaaacatcAGGACAATCTCCTATTCTGGATGTGTGACCCAGGTCATCTTCTTCCCACTCTTTTGTATAGCTGATCTTgccttcctcaccatcatggcatatgaccggtatGTTGcaatctgcaagccactgcattatgagacgATAATGAATAAGAGAGCTTGTATTCAAATGGTTGCTGGTGCATGGGTCGGTGCTATTCTCTATTCTACACTGCATACTGGGGGCACATTCAGCATACCCTTCTGCCATTCCAACACGATCAACCAGTTTttctgtgaaatcccccagctcctCAAACTGTCCTGCTCTGACGCATATCTCACAGAACTGGGGATTCTTGTATTTAGTACATGTTTAATATCAAGCTGCTTTGCTTTTATAATTGtgtcatatgttcagatcttGCCTACAGTGCTAAGAATACCCTCTAAAGAGTCTCAGAATAAAGCCTTCTCTACCTGCCTTCCTCACATCATTGTGGTCTCCTTGTTTGTGAGCACTGGGATCTTTGCCCACATGAAGCCCACTTCGGGTTCCCCCTCAGTAATGGATCTTTTTGTTACTGTTTTGTATTCTGTGGttcctccattgatgaatccgatCATTTATAGCATAAGGAACAAGGAGCTGAAAGCTTCAGTGAGGAATCTGATCCATAGGAGGGTATTTGACAATAATACCAGATTCATCTCCATCTCATGA